In a single window of the Caldilineales bacterium genome:
- a CDS encoding radical SAM protein produces the protein MWTRLRFYLPFTWRFAVLRRPEPLVYGIAVTDRCNLHCRGCRVANTGRPAMTWEQVLAAMHSAWQRGFRELYFSGGEPMLWRDGDHRLEDLVTEARRIGFFHIHIYTNGTCGLKTSADLVWVSMDGLPGVFEQRRGPHFQAVERAVRAGEHGRVAIIYVIDRATAAGVEPFLRWVRDTRLPVIGVMFYFHTPYYGRDELFLDAGERAPLIDRLLACIRAGLPVLNSRAGLLALKSGNWPRRLASAIVADVDGESFCCRASDETCPDCGYAACTEIIACQRLRPSALRAMARYW, from the coding sequence ATGTGGACAAGGCTCCGTTTTTACCTACCTTTCACCTGGCGCTTTGCCGTGCTGCGGCGGCCGGAGCCTCTCGTCTACGGCATTGCCGTGACCGACCGCTGCAATCTGCATTGCCGGGGCTGCCGGGTGGCCAACACCGGCCGGCCAGCGATGACATGGGAACAGGTGCTGGCCGCCATGCACAGCGCCTGGCAGCGGGGCTTCCGCGAATTATACTTCAGCGGCGGGGAACCGATGTTGTGGCGCGATGGCGACCATCGGCTCGAAGACCTGGTGACCGAGGCCCGGCGCATCGGCTTCTTCCACATCCACATCTACACCAACGGCACCTGTGGGCTGAAGACATCAGCCGACCTGGTGTGGGTGAGCATGGACGGGCTGCCGGGCGTGTTCGAGCAGCGTCGCGGCCCGCACTTCCAGGCGGTGGAGCGGGCCGTGCGGGCGGGTGAGCATGGCAGGGTCGCCATCATCTACGTGATCGACCGTGCCACCGCCGCCGGCGTCGAGCCGTTCCTGCGCTGGGTGCGGGATACGCGCTTGCCGGTGATCGGCGTCATGTTCTACTTCCACACGCCCTACTACGGTCGCGACGAGCTGTTCCTGGACGCCGGCGAGCGCGCTCCCCTCATCGATCGGCTGCTGGCCTGCATCCGGGCCGGGCTACCGGTGCTCAACTCCCGCGCCGGGTTGCTGGCGCTCAAATCGGGCAACTGGCCGCGCCGGCTGGCCTCGGCGATTGTGGCCGACGTCGATGGCGAGTCCTTCTGCTGTCGCGCCTCTGACGAAACCTGCCCCGATTGCGGCTACGCCGCCTGCACCGAGATCATCGCATGCCAACGCTTACGACCGAGCGCCCTGCGCGCCATGGCCAGGTACTGGTAA
- a CDS encoding gamma-glutamyl-gamma-aminobutyrate hydrolase family protein (Members of this family of hydrolases with an active site Cys residue belong to MEROPS family C26.) — MLIYIDLEHPTVRDDPVLGPAHWQKRLQQKLRFEELSGRPCLLLRYELALAGWVERLRPAAVLLSGMMTEWDRYESGWLDGILALIRGWEKPMIGFCGGHQLIAHAYGAEVGPMRALAGQEADARPEFGAGLFKEDGFLPVRVVAGDALFAGLPAEISVREEHYWEVKGLPAGFVRLAESENCRIQAIRHQQRPLFGTQFHPERYDDAHPQGRQLLLNFFRLLDC; from the coding sequence ATGCTGATCTACATCGACCTCGAACACCCCACCGTCCGCGATGACCCCGTCCTCGGCCCCGCCCACTGGCAGAAGCGGCTGCAGCAGAAGCTGCGCTTCGAAGAGCTATCGGGCCGGCCGTGCTTGCTGTTGCGCTATGAGCTGGCGCTGGCCGGCTGGGTGGAGCGGTTGCGGCCGGCGGCCGTGTTGCTCAGCGGGATGATGACGGAGTGGGATCGCTATGAATCCGGCTGGCTCGATGGCATCCTGGCCCTGATCCGGGGGTGGGAGAAGCCGATGATCGGCTTCTGCGGTGGGCATCAGCTCATCGCCCACGCCTACGGCGCCGAGGTGGGGCCGATGCGGGCGCTGGCCGGCCAGGAGGCGGACGCGCGGCCGGAGTTCGGGGCGGGGCTGTTCAAGGAGGATGGCTTCCTGCCGGTGCGGGTCGTGGCCGGGGATGCGCTGTTTGCCGGGTTGCCGGCTGAGATCAGCGTGCGGGAGGAGCATTATTGGGAGGTGAAGGGGCTGCCGGCCGGGTTCGTGCGGCTGGCCGAGTCCGAAAACTGCCGTATCCAGGCCATCCGCCACCAGCAACGCCCACTATTCGGCACGCAATTCCATCCTGAACGCTATGACGACGCCCATCCCCAGGGGCGGCAACTGCTGTTGAACTTTTTTCGCCTGCTCGATTGCTGA
- a CDS encoding DinB family protein: MTTLIDWTRTVLTTTPRRWLDLTANLPAELLTRAPAAGEWSALECLQHLVDTERWVFPARVGHLLAGRDFPAFDPDSQGAKPEATMSPADLAWEFADLRDQGLAALDVVTLADLERRARHAELGVVTLAELLHEWAGHDLMHTVQAERALMQPFIAGCGPWQPYFADHWIKP, from the coding sequence ATGACGACCCTCATCGATTGGACGCGCACCGTCCTGACCACCACCCCCCGGCGCTGGCTCGACCTGACCGCCAACCTGCCCGCAGAACTCCTGACCCGCGCGCCCGCGGCGGGCGAATGGTCGGCACTGGAGTGCCTGCAACATCTGGTGGACACCGAGCGTTGGGTGTTCCCGGCGCGGGTGGGCCATCTACTGGCGGGCCGGGATTTCCCCGCCTTCGATCCCGATAGCCAGGGTGCGAAGCCGGAGGCGACGATGTCCCCGGCTGATCTGGCGTGGGAATTTGCCGACCTGCGGGATCAGGGTCTGGCGGCGCTGGATGTGGTGACGCTCGCCGACCTGGAGCGCCGCGCCCGCCACGCTGAGTTGGGCGTCGTCACCCTGGCCGAGTTGCTGCACGAGTGGGCCGGCCACGACCTGATGCACACGGTGCAGGCCGAGCGCGCCCTGATGCAACCGTTCATCGCCGGTTGCGGGCCGTGGCAGCCGTATTTTGCCGACCACTGGATCAAGCCGTGA